In Papaver somniferum cultivar HN1 chromosome 9, ASM357369v1, whole genome shotgun sequence, the genomic stretch CTAAAGGATGAAGCTTTTTAGAACCTCTTTTTCTCCCTGTGTTATTGTTGAAAAggtttttattgaatttattttagATCAACTGATGTTTCAATAAACGTGGTGGCAATGGGTATCGTAGTGGTTGTGCGGTGGTGGCAACGGATACAATGGACTTGATAGGGGAAGAAGGTGGCAAGGAAAACGATGGAACTTGAAAGGTGAAGAAGAGGaatagggatggtcatggggcggaGATCTTGTATCCTAATCACTGccccgttaaaaaaaaaaaaaccacacccTCTCCATTACCCGCTTGATCTGGGACGGGGTGGGTATGGGAGATACCCGTACGGGGCAGGTTTTTTACGGGTTATCCATAACATTAAGCTaaaatatgatgagttaatttaataatcaatacctaagttcaaccaataataataataataatttaaaatttcaaactcataaattcatcgtaaaacaagcaaagaaaaacaaattggtctataaacgagcatcactcattttagttcttaattatttcttatgAAGTATTTTCCTCCATGTTGACCACTTCATCGTCTGCTTCAGTTTCTTCCCAAAATGTTTCACCATCGAATTTTGATCCACATAGCCAAAATAAGAAAGTGTATCATATAACCATAATGATgtattaaatgtaaaaaaaaaacatttcaataaaaaaagaatttcattaccattcagcatatctttttcttttataatataatataatataatttcttagtttaaatataatataaataattaatgatattttatacctttaccttttcttttataatataatataatatcttagtttCAATAAGCGGGGATGGGATTAATGATAGTTTCAATGTACAAGTTATTGTTAAAAGtttaaatataataaaaataattaataaaaatataaaatcctaaaatgggaacgtacggggtgggtatggggcggggacctagAATCCCATCCCCGCTTCACTAATTTAGGGTATTACCCATATCCTACCCCAAACCCGTTTGTACGGGTAAAATCTTACCCAATAGAGacgggtacccacggggatgggtttgggtggagcaaatggccatccctaaaGAGGAAGAATACATATGACTCTAAAATTAACGTTAGCAAAAGGAATTTGAAGAACGAGAAAATTGGAAGAAGATGGAATAGGACGATTGAgctaaatattttaaaaatatctaAACTGTCAACGGTAGTCGACTATGTTCCAGGTGTTTGGCTAaatcaaatttgttagttaattattttttaACGGTCAATTGTTAGtctcaaaataatatttaaaTTAATTTGTCTATTTTTTTGTGCTTCTCATACTCAATTGTTTAATTTTCTTACCCATGAAAATCAAACATAATTATTTTCTCTTTTCTGGAAAATAATATTTAGATTAATTTGTCGATTTTTTATTaaccaacaataattatttttgtCAAACAACCGTTAGAACATCTAGACTACCGTTTAAGAAACAAAGTTTgtcttattttaattttaactaTATCTAAAATCTGTCCTTTCCATAAGATTTATAAAATTGTTACTGCTGTCTGGCAATTGCTTTAACTGCTTAATAATTAGAATAATTTTAAGATCTTGTGCCAAaataactaataaaaaaaaagaggtaATACATATCAAAAATGGAGGATCTATATCTCAGAATGATCAATAAAGCAATAAAACTGTCCATTTTGGAGCAATTTGAACTTTTGGTTTTTCGCTTACAATTCATTTTAATTGATCTTTGGATGTCTGAGAGATAGTTTGTCTAGATGGAAGTGCACCTGCGTTTCATTTCAGCAGGGGTTTTGGTTCTGGTGCTGATAATTGGCTTATTCACCTTGAGGTATGCATAACTTTATTATTCTTTGATGCAATCTTTATGGATTTCATTTCCTTTTAAGAGAGTGTTTACATACCAGAAGGCAGAAACAAAGTCAATCCCAGAAGTTATAAGTAAAAGATATCCAAACTTTGTTCTATACCTGATTTCTAACTTTTTGTTTTCATGAGTCAAAAAACTATTTCTTAATGTCtactatttcaaaagaaaaaaaataatatttgtaATGGGTATCCCTCCCATGTGGAAGCTTAAAATACCTCAGCGTATTAGAGTGGTGCAACTCATATTTTACTGTACAAATTTTTATGGAGTAATTAGCTATTTGTGGTGTTTGACATTCACCGcttcgttttcttttcttttgcagggCGGTGGCCTGTGCAATACAATGAAGTCATGTTCTGAACGTAAGCAGAGTCCGATTGGATCATCGAAGTTCATGGAGAAAATGGGTTTTGGCGGAATTTTGAGTAGCAACAAGTCGAAAAATCCTGGTAAAACATTGCTTGCATACTTGCCATTCATTTTGAGTTCAGTAGTCCGGTTTTGtttcaagttaatttttctttgtttgcaCCATTAGACATTTTAATATTCTTAGACTTGAATACGTTTTCTCTTATGTAGGGTTCTATAACTGGAACAAAGTAAAGGTACGCTATTGTGACggtgctttttttttttctgggaCTCGCACCGGCGAATATGAGGTTGTTACATTCAAAACTATGTCCATGGTTCCAGTAGATATTCACGCATTCCTAACACAACTAATACTTTCGGTTCTGTTGGTGTTTTCTTGCGTAGTATAATACAACAGGCCAACTATACTTCAGAGGACAGCTCATCTGGGATGCAGTTATGGTCGAACTTATGGAGTTAGGGATATACAATGCTAAACAGGTCCGTCAGTGAAGCCATGTATTTTtattcatcaaattttttttttaagcatttaAATTCTATAGATTTTAACAACACAGATCATGCAGGCTTTTCTTACAGGTTGCTCTGCTGGTGGATTGGCGACACTCATACATTGTGATAGTTTTGCAGAACTTTTTACTCCTGGAAAAGTAAATGTGAAATGTCTCTCAGATGCGGGGTTTTTCATAGACGAGTATGTATAAGAAAAAATTATGTTTGAGCTTTGAATCTTTTCATCTCTACATGTAATTAACTTATGATGCTCCCGTTTTTTGACACTAAAGGAAAGATATATCCGGTGGCCGCACCATACGTTCTTTCTTTCATGGTGTAGTAAAAttccaggtttttttttttttttttttttaacttgatGCCTGCTCGTATTCTTACAAATTTTTTGTTACATATTCAATATTTTGTGTGATTCACATCAACCTCAACCGCAGGGTATGGTGGCTAGTTTGAACAAAGCGTGTCTCGCGGAACTGAAACCATTTACGGGAAGCCTGGTTCGTTGCCTCTTTactaaatatataaaatttgcagTATTTTCTTCTATTAGCTGCCACAAAATTTTTTACCTAACATGTGGATCTTATGTCTTTTGAATTACTATATCCCAGTCCCAGTGTTTATTTCCCCAAAATTTTGTCAAGAACCTAAAGACGCCAGTTTTCCTCGTAAATCCTTCTTATGATGCGTTGCAGGTAAAGAAACCATAACATATTAATGCCCATttatttgcaaacttgcatttccTAAACACATCTCATTTTTTTCCGGTTTGATTACTCAGATAGAAAATGTTTTGCTTCCACCTTCGGCATACGATTATTGGGCGAAATGTACAAAGGACATTGCACAATGTAGCCCAAGCATGCTCTATAAATTACATGGTATAAACTAATAACCCCTCGATTGTCTATTTTACATATGGTTTTAGAGTATTAGAATAAAGAGTGAGCAGGATTACAACAACCAAATATGAGAAATGGCGCACAATATACTCTTTCGATCTTGATTTCTCATCCATTTTCTTGTTAACGTACTATAATTCACAGCATTCCGAGATTCCATGTTAAGAGTACTGAGCCAATATAAGCGGAAAAAAAATATAGGTATGTTCATAGATTCATGCTTTGCGCATTGCCAGACGGATAGCGACAAATGGCATTTGCATTCTCCAAGGATCAACAATAAGGTAAACACCTTGACAGTTAACTTTGCACATTGTTTCATTGGAGGTTAACCTATCAATCAATGGCGGCATTGATGATCCAAGCCCATGCTATGTTTTTaacctttttgattttttttaacagACCATTGCAGAAGCAGTAGGGGATTGGTATTTCAATAGAAATACGGTACATTATATCAATAATTGCCGATATCCTTGCAATCCTACTTGTAGTAATAAAGTGTGGGAATAATCGGGAGAACTTGGAGGAGTACTACAATATGAATTTTGGTGGTGAGGTTAGATCTGGGCGAAGTTACACAAAGCATGATGAGGTTAACTACACGACATCCATCAGCAGGGGGCTCGACCGAAAGAgttttttcattttaaaaaaacaaaaaaataaataaagatttcCTTTCATTCTTGTGTTGTTTGTTATAATAGAAACAACGCTTTCAAATAATCCAGTTATTGTCTTGTATGTTGTTCCTTACAAGTTTGAGGCATATTTACAAGTTCCATAAAATGCACTTTCTACAAACTCGTTTGTACTCTGTCCATTCCTAGAATACATATCAAATAAGGTAACACTATCATGGCACCATGGGAATTTTAATCTAACTGTAAGATTAATATAAATGTTATCAGCTTTAACTAAACGCCTTCACAAAATATGAAGAACAAATTAAATCCAAAAGCTCAGCAATAGATCATCTTGTAACCTTGGGTCCACCGCAAAAAATTCCATGATCCGTAAGATGTATATAATCATCCCCTTCATCAGCTTCCATATTTAGAGTTGGATACGCATGTCTGATCTTCTGGCGAGCTTCACTGGCCAATATGGCATCCTGGCTTCAGGAAGACAGACTGCTCCACGGTTGGAAAAATCAGGGTAATAGAGgatgaaaacaagaaagaaaagaatgttgtatcactggagcttcaaggccttgcgattcttttcagcaattatttcgacccttcccaataaattggcgagtacaatcggtcagcgaaatattgctgtcaggatacaatgaagccctaacaacgttgttggattcaaaggttgtactcccttgacccaaccaagaacacactgtatttgtttctgaagatgcttagagagaaagagtttttgatgattgaaatgggagaaaGCCTTCGCTAATTAAAGAGGTATTCATGCCTTTTCATGATGTCTTTGTATCACGAACAGACGCTTTTAACGGGAATCCATTATTGGTGTCTCTTGAAGAAACCCTATGCGAACAGAAATGTTTTGTGGAAATTTCTGGAAAACCGAATAGGTTTTCAAATTCATTAACCGAACAcagcctacgtacccgagtgggatcaagcacaaaaacaaagtaaaaacttttaaatcagagtagCTGCATCAccaaagtgactgcctacgtacccgagtgggatccaGCCAACGTAGTTCACGCTTAGTTGGGAAATAAGCATCTTCTTCGAaatcaatacataaatgataggtatcttttggatttgaacattcacttagtgtaagaaattcaaagccttatcggggttcaatggtgaaaccagtcttgaaccaagtaccccatgTGATAAAACCGGAATCTCCACACATACTGATTTCTATGGTAGTGTGTTCTGTAGCCAGCACATTAATGGCTCTGTGCTTATCCTGAATTCATGAGTCACTCAGAGAGCGGTCTTTTTATCTTAGGAAACGGcttgatttccatactcatacaGGTAAGTATCTAAGGTGCTTCTGCGATACACCTATAAACAACTatagacttattaaggattttcatccatccttTGTTTCTTGCAGAACCATGGCACTAATTTGAAATCAGAAGTTTATTATTAGTGCACCATGACcacttccataacttgttggtaccacattgaaccttgtttatctttttcaaaaaataggttgggtttctgctatagGTGGTCAACTTTCCTTCACACACCTTAGTCCCATTTCCTCACATTTTATTGAAAACATTGCATTTGGTAGACTCTTTGTGAATGGGTCTGCCAAGttcttctttgattcaataaagctAACCGAAACTACTCCTCTCTTGGGTAGTTGTCTCACAATttgatgtctaagacttgcatgtcttgaCTTCCCATTATATGTCTTGTTAGTGACATTAAAAATCGTAgcctgattatcacaattaatcaagactgctggagttggcttcttccaaaatgggATTTCCTCAAGTAAGTTTATAAGCCattctgcctccttacatgcatccgtAAGttctatcaattctgacaacattgttgaatcggAAATACAGGTTTGCTTCTTGGAAATCCAAGACACAACAGCACCTCCTAATGTAAATATCCATCCACCAGTCGACTTGGATTTCGATTCTAcattattccaattag encodes the following:
- the LOC113309964 gene encoding pectin acetylesterase 5-like yields the protein MAYRCAFVGYSLNSITYRFLILDTFEIVESVDVEFFENLNRNSSQMQPIENPLLPSLEYIETINNDEHSSPNIEDISESIEDIEPRRSKRARKAKSFGPEWVQYLVEGSKNEILSMTRYVMHVDDDPKTYDEEMSSRDAIFWKESINDEKHSLFSNGTWIYCDLPPGVKPIGCKWVFKRKMNADGSIDKFKARLVAKETYQMGDVQKEERSRGSFAYRRTNDYIKNGMTLLVVIAIIYTTTTVNAQYSLPSDDPIKIDLTLLRGASEIGAVCLDGSAPAFHFSRGFGSGADNWLIHLEGGGLCNTMKSCSERKQSPIGSSKFMEKMGFGGILSSNKSKNPGFYNWNKVKVRYCDGAFFFSGTRTGEYEYNTTGQLYFRGQLIWDAVMVELMELGIYNAKQAFLTGCSAGGLATLIHCDSFAELFTPGKVNVKCLSDAGFFIDEKDISGGRTIRSFFHGVVKFQGMVASLNKACLAELKPFTGSLSQCLFPQNFVKNLKTPVFLVNPSYDALQIENVLLPPSAYDYWAKCTKDIAQCSPSMLYKLHAFRDSMLRVLSQYKRKKNIGMFIDSCFAHCQTDSDKWHLHSPRINNKTIAEAVGDWYFNRNTVHYINNCRYPCNPTCSNKVWE